The following coding sequences are from one Wenzhouxiangella sp. AB-CW3 window:
- a CDS encoding TlpA family protein disulfide reductase, with protein sequence MRTFRLFMLVAIIGFGLGAALAWMTRGGDPTPPPGTEGAEVGDPRPDFRHATLDGDWLEATDFDGLPMLVNFWATWCAPCRREMPVLQAASEQHAGELSVVGLALDDPDPVRDFLEELGIDYPVAVGEADVMRTQRAWGNSAGVLPYTVLVDAGGTIQWQHYGEVTAEELDEVLADWLQDGG encoded by the coding sequence ATGAGAACATTCCGACTGTTCATGCTGGTCGCGATCATTGGCTTCGGGCTGGGTGCCGCCCTGGCCTGGATGACTCGGGGTGGCGATCCCACGCCGCCACCCGGCACCGAGGGGGCCGAGGTCGGCGACCCGCGGCCCGATTTCCGTCATGCCACGCTCGATGGTGACTGGCTTGAGGCCACGGATTTCGACGGCCTGCCCATGCTGGTCAATTTCTGGGCCACGTGGTGTGCGCCCTGCCGTCGTGAAATGCCGGTGTTGCAGGCCGCCAGTGAGCAGCATGCCGGTGAACTGTCGGTGGTCGGCCTGGCCCTGGATGATCCCGATCCTGTGCGTGACTTTCTCGAAGAACTGGGCATCGACTACCCCGTGGCGGTCGGCGAGGCCGACGTCATGCGCACGCAGCGCGCCTGGGGTAATTCCGCCGGTGTCCTGCCCTACACGGTGCTGGTGGATGCCGGCGGCACCATCCAGTGGCAGCACTATGGAGAGGTGACGGCCGAAGAGCTTGACGAAGTGCTCGCCGACTGGCTGCAGGATGGTGGCTGA
- the accC gene encoding acetyl-CoA carboxylase biotin carboxylase subunit — MQAFRKVLIANRGEIALRILRACQAMGIRTVAVHSTVDRNLKHVGMADESVCIGPAPAAQSYLNVPAIIAAMEVTDAEAVHPGYGFLAENADFAERVEESGFTFIGPRAETIRLMGDKVSAINAMRQAGVPCVPGSNGPLDSDERRTRRLAEEIGYPVLIKAAAGGGGRGMRVVERPEDLIRSISLTRQEAKSGFGDDTVYMEKYLTNPRHVEIQVLADAHGNAVHLGERDCSMQRRHQKVIEEAPAPGITDEERTRIGRICTDACKRIGYLGAGTFEFLYEDGEFYFIEMNTRIQVEHPVTECVTGLDLIRAQMLAAAGEPLPFTQDDVRMQGHAIECRINAEDPERFIPQPGRIEAFHAPGGPGVRVDSHIYDGYSVPPNYDSMIGKLITHGEDRASAIARMRVALDEMVLRGVVNNIPLHQRLLKDSGFVEGGTNIHYLEKLLKGG, encoded by the coding sequence ATGCAAGCATTCCGCAAGGTTCTGATCGCCAATCGCGGCGAGATTGCACTGCGCATACTTCGTGCCTGCCAGGCCATGGGGATTCGCACGGTTGCCGTGCACTCCACGGTTGACCGCAACCTCAAGCATGTCGGCATGGCCGACGAATCGGTCTGTATCGGCCCGGCTCCGGCGGCCCAGAGCTACCTCAATGTGCCGGCCATTATCGCGGCCATGGAAGTGACGGATGCCGAAGCCGTGCATCCCGGATACGGTTTCCTGGCCGAGAATGCCGATTTTGCCGAACGCGTGGAGGAATCCGGGTTTACCTTCATTGGTCCACGGGCCGAAACCATCCGCCTGATGGGCGACAAGGTCTCGGCGATCAACGCCATGCGTCAGGCCGGCGTGCCCTGCGTGCCCGGTTCCAACGGGCCGCTGGACAGCGACGAGCGGCGAACGCGGCGCCTGGCCGAGGAAATCGGCTACCCGGTGCTGATCAAGGCCGCCGCCGGCGGCGGTGGTCGTGGCATGCGCGTGGTCGAGCGTCCGGAGGATCTCATCCGGTCGATCAGCCTGACTCGCCAGGAGGCCAAGAGCGGTTTTGGCGATGACACCGTCTACATGGAGAAATACCTGACCAACCCGCGCCACGTGGAAATCCAGGTATTGGCCGATGCCCATGGCAATGCCGTGCATTTGGGCGAGCGCGATTGCTCCATGCAGCGTCGACACCAGAAGGTCATCGAAGAAGCGCCGGCTCCGGGCATTACCGATGAAGAGAGGACGCGCATCGGACGAATCTGTACCGATGCCTGCAAGCGTATCGGCTACCTGGGTGCCGGCACATTCGAGTTCCTGTACGAGGACGGCGAGTTCTACTTCATCGAAATGAACACCCGCATCCAGGTCGAGCACCCGGTGACCGAGTGCGTGACCGGCCTGGACTTGATTCGCGCCCAGATGCTGGCCGCCGCCGGTGAGCCGCTACCCTTCACCCAAGACGATGTCCGTATGCAGGGTCACGCCATCGAGTGCCGAATCAACGCCGAAGATCCGGAACGCTTCATTCCCCAGCCGGGACGCATCGAGGCCTTCCACGCACCCGGTGGCCCGGGGGTGCGGGTCGACTCCCACATCTACGACGGCTACAGCGTGCCGCCGAACTACGACTCGATGATCGGCAAGCTGATTACCCATGGCGAGGACCGCGCATCGGCCATCGCCCGCATGCGGGTTGCACTCGATGAAATGGTCTTGCGCGGCGTGGTCAACAATATTCCCCTGCACCAGCGACTGCTGAAAGACTCCGGCTTCGTCGAAGGCGGAACCAACATCCACTACCTGGAAAAGTTGCTGAAAGGCGGGTAA
- the dsbD gene encoding protein-disulfide reductase DsbD, with amino-acid sequence MTKQELQRPARFLLRLAALALAAATLVPLQAQIGPDDLLPVEEAFAIDWAQEGDELVVGWDIAEGYYMYRHAFEFEAASEGLELDDAAIPPGEQIVDEFFGETETYRDRVEIRIPVKAAPAGGDLTVNVRSQGCADLGVCYPPHREQIELVWADTAPAGSARDIASTTPASQGGLGDLFSGAPEGLVPAEEAFSFEAFAVDAGRILVRVVALPDYYLYREQFAFRLADDEIDIVQALLPAGEAKVDEFFGETEVYFGEVEIPLELTRPAGSAQAVTLEVDYQGCWEGGVCFPPLTHGMTVDLPPSDVGVRVDGTPTDDPADEPAPEVAMAEQDRLAAALAGRPALALTLFLIAGLLLAFTPCVFPMVPILSGLIAGEGDRMTTGRAFRLSLVYVLAMALVYTAFGVVAGLFGQNLQAVFQHPAVLSSFAGLFVLLSLAMFGFYDLQLPASWQTRLNEWSNRAEGGTLMGAAIMGALSALIVGPCVAPALMGALIYIGQTGDAMLGGAALFAMAMGMGIPLVIWGTSAGRLLPRAGAWMNAVKAVFGVGLLALAVWMLERVVPPAVTMMLWGMLAIASGIYLGALTRLDDSASGWKKLWQSLGVIMLVLGILQLIGAASGGRDWTRPLGHLAGGGGAVPAAEVSFRHVETLDELQGAIASSTRPVFVDFYADWCVDCVRMERRTFPDPEVARRMADFTLLKVDVTDYTSNHQEILSHFGLIGPPAYLFFVDGEELQQHRTFGFLNPNRFSSLLDEVSS; translated from the coding sequence ATGACCAAACAGGAATTGCAGCGGCCCGCCCGCTTCCTGCTGCGACTGGCCGCACTGGCCCTGGCCGCGGCCACCCTGGTACCGCTCCAGGCGCAGATCGGCCCGGACGACCTGCTGCCGGTCGAGGAGGCCTTCGCCATCGACTGGGCCCAGGAAGGCGATGAGCTGGTTGTCGGCTGGGACATCGCCGAGGGCTACTACATGTATCGCCACGCCTTCGAGTTCGAGGCGGCGAGCGAGGGGCTGGAGCTGGACGATGCGGCGATTCCACCCGGCGAGCAGATTGTCGACGAGTTCTTTGGCGAGACCGAAACCTATCGTGACCGCGTCGAGATCCGGATTCCGGTCAAGGCTGCACCGGCCGGAGGGGATCTGACGGTCAACGTGCGCTCCCAGGGCTGCGCCGATCTCGGCGTGTGCTACCCGCCCCACCGCGAACAGATCGAGCTGGTCTGGGCCGACACCGCGCCCGCGGGTTCGGCGAGGGATATCGCGTCCACGACACCGGCCAGCCAGGGCGGCCTGGGTGATCTGTTCTCGGGCGCACCCGAGGGCCTGGTGCCGGCCGAAGAAGCGTTTTCATTCGAGGCATTCGCGGTCGATGCCGGGCGCATTCTGGTACGAGTCGTCGCGCTGCCAGACTATTACCTGTATCGCGAACAGTTTGCCTTCCGGCTCGCCGATGACGAGATCGACATTGTTCAGGCCTTGTTGCCGGCGGGCGAAGCCAAGGTCGACGAGTTTTTTGGCGAAACCGAGGTTTATTTCGGCGAGGTCGAGATTCCGCTGGAGTTGACCCGGCCCGCCGGCTCGGCGCAGGCCGTGACCCTGGAGGTCGATTACCAGGGTTGCTGGGAAGGCGGTGTCTGCTTCCCGCCGCTCACGCACGGCATGACGGTCGACCTGCCGCCTTCAGACGTCGGTGTGCGGGTTGACGGTACCCCAACCGATGACCCGGCAGATGAGCCCGCGCCCGAAGTGGCCATGGCCGAGCAGGACCGCCTGGCCGCGGCCCTGGCCGGTCGTCCGGCGCTGGCGCTGACGCTGTTTCTGATTGCCGGTTTGCTGCTGGCCTTCACACCCTGCGTTTTCCCCATGGTGCCGATTCTGTCGGGCCTGATTGCCGGGGAAGGTGATCGCATGACGACCGGGCGGGCTTTCCGGCTGTCGCTGGTCTATGTGCTGGCCATGGCCCTGGTCTACACCGCCTTTGGTGTGGTCGCCGGTCTGTTTGGCCAGAACCTGCAGGCTGTCTTCCAGCATCCGGCGGTGCTGTCGTCATTCGCCGGCCTGTTTGTGCTGCTGTCGCTGGCCATGTTCGGTTTCTACGATCTGCAACTGCCCGCATCCTGGCAGACCCGGCTCAATGAATGGTCCAACCGGGCCGAGGGCGGCACGCTGATGGGGGCGGCCATCATGGGCGCGCTGTCGGCGTTGATTGTCGGTCCCTGCGTGGCGCCGGCGCTGATGGGTGCGCTGATTTACATCGGTCAGACCGGTGATGCCATGCTGGGGGGTGCGGCCCTGTTTGCCATGGCCATGGGCATGGGCATTCCGCTGGTGATCTGGGGAACATCGGCCGGTCGTCTGCTGCCCCGGGCCGGTGCCTGGATGAACGCCGTCAAGGCCGTGTTCGGCGTCGGCCTGCTGGCCCTGGCGGTGTGGATGCTGGAGCGGGTGGTGCCTCCGGCCGTGACCATGATGCTGTGGGGCATGCTGGCCATTGCCAGTGGCATCTATCTGGGTGCGCTGACCCGGCTGGATGATTCGGCGTCGGGCTGGAAGAAGCTGTGGCAGTCGTTGGGCGTGATCATGCTGGTGCTGGGTATTCTGCAGCTCATTGGTGCCGCATCCGGCGGTCGGGACTGGACCCGCCCGCTTGGCCACCTGGCCGGCGGCGGTGGTGCGGTGCCCGCGGCGGAAGTCAGTTTCCGGCACGTCGAAACACTGGACGAGTTGCAGGGCGCCATCGCGTCGTCGACGCGCCCGGTCTTCGTTGATTTCTATGCCGACTGGTGTGTGGATTGCGTGCGCATGGAGCGGCGTACCTTCCCGGACCCGGAGGTGGCCCGGCGCATGGCCGACTTCACCCTGCTCAAGGTTGATGTCACCGACTACACCAGCAACCACCAGGAGATTCTGTCTCACTTCGGCCTGATTGGCCCGCCGGCCTACCTGTTCTTTGTTGATGGCGAGGAGTTGCAGCAGCACCGCACTTTCGGTTTCCTTAATCCCAACCGCTTTTCCAGTCTGCTCGACGAGGTCAGCTCATGA
- the cutA gene encoding divalent-cation tolerance protein CutA: MSEDLCLVLTTCPDEDSAERLAAVLVEQRLAACVSAGSPARSTYPWQGSIEHEREIPLTIKTVREKVPALSEALVAHHPYEVPELLVLPVIDGLDAYTQWIRDWIQ; the protein is encoded by the coding sequence ATGTCCGAGGATCTCTGCCTGGTGCTGACGACCTGTCCCGACGAGGATTCGGCTGAACGACTGGCCGCCGTACTGGTCGAACAACGGCTGGCCGCCTGCGTATCGGCCGGGAGTCCGGCGCGCTCGACTTATCCCTGGCAGGGGAGCATTGAGCATGAGCGCGAGATTCCGCTGACGATCAAGACCGTCCGCGAGAAGGTTCCGGCCTTGTCCGAGGCCTTGGTGGCCCACCATCCCTACGAGGTTCCGGAGCTGCTGGTGCTGCCGGTTATCGATGGGCTGGACGCCTACACTCAATGGATCAGAGACTGGATTCAATGA
- the accB gene encoding acetyl-CoA carboxylase biotin carboxyl carrier protein, producing MDLRKIKKLIELLEESELAEIEIHEGEESVRLTRQHPQPSGAQAFALPPQQPAHAPAAAPASAPAPTPASPTAADGDDGEALPDGEVVRSPMVGTFYSASSPEADPFVRVGSTVSTGDTLCLVEAMKMFNQIEAEFSGKVVAVLAEDGQPVEFDQPLFVIEKG from the coding sequence ATGGACCTGAGAAAAATCAAGAAGCTGATCGAGTTGCTCGAAGAATCCGAACTGGCCGAAATCGAGATTCACGAAGGTGAGGAGTCGGTGCGTCTGACCCGGCAGCACCCCCAGCCTTCCGGCGCGCAGGCTTTCGCTCTGCCGCCGCAGCAGCCGGCCCATGCACCGGCGGCCGCCCCTGCTTCGGCGCCGGCACCGACGCCGGCATCGCCCACTGCCGCCGATGGCGATGATGGCGAGGCCCTGCCGGATGGCGAGGTGGTTCGTTCGCCCATGGTCGGTACTTTCTATTCGGCATCCAGCCCCGAGGCTGATCCGTTTGTGCGGGTGGGCAGCACGGTATCGACCGGGGATACGCTGTGCCTGGTTGAAGCCATGAAGATGTTCAACCAGATCGAGGCGGAGTTCTCCGGCAAGGTGGTGGCCGTACTGGCCGAGGATGGTCAGCCGGTCGAATTCGACCAGCCGCTGTTTGTCATCGAGAAGGGCTGA
- the groES gene encoding co-chaperone GroES: MKLRPLHDRVIVKRVEEERTTPGGIVIPDSATEKPIRGEVLAVGNGKVLENGEQRALDVKVGDKVLFGKFSGTEVKVEDEELLVMREDDIMAVIES; this comes from the coding sequence ATGAAACTGCGTCCTTTGCATGATCGCGTCATCGTCAAGCGCGTGGAAGAAGAGCGCACCACTCCGGGCGGAATCGTCATTCCCGACAGCGCCACCGAGAAGCCCATCCGCGGCGAAGTGCTGGCCGTGGGCAACGGCAAGGTGCTGGAAAACGGCGAGCAGCGCGCCCTGGACGTGAAGGTCGGCGACAAGGTGCTGTTCGGCAAGTTCTCCGGCACCGAGGTCAAGGTCGAAGACGAAGAACTGCTGGTGATGCGCGAAGACGACATCATGGCCGTCATCGAGTCCTGA
- the aroQ gene encoding type II 3-dehydroquinate dehydratase — MTAVLVVHGPNLNLLGTREPDIYGPTTLEEINARLARFAAACDIDLDCFQSNAEHELVERIQRSAQDGTDWILINPAGLTHTSVVLRDALAAAGRPFVEVHLSNPQARETFRHRSLISDLAAGTIAGFGADSYLLALQAVVNKTESPG, encoded by the coding sequence ATGACTGCCGTGCTGGTTGTTCACGGGCCGAATCTGAATCTGCTCGGTACTCGTGAACCCGACATCTACGGGCCCACGACACTGGAGGAGATCAATGCCCGGCTGGCGCGCTTCGCGGCTGCCTGCGACATCGATCTGGACTGTTTCCAGTCCAATGCAGAACATGAGCTGGTCGAAAGAATCCAGCGTTCGGCACAGGATGGAACCGACTGGATCCTGATCAATCCGGCCGGGCTGACGCATACTTCTGTGGTGCTGAGGGATGCGCTGGCCGCGGCGGGCCGACCTTTCGTAGAAGTTCATCTGAGCAATCCGCAGGCGCGCGAGACCTTTCGGCATCGCTCGCTGATCAGTGATCTGGCTGCCGGCACCATCGCCGGTTTTGGTGCCGATTCCTATCTTCTGGCGCTGCAGGCGGTTGTCAACAAAACAGAATCCCCGGGGTAA
- a CDS encoding chemotaxis protein CheW — protein MQDVEIRSVLVPLTELDLLLPNATVAEVVNYAEPEPVPGAAGWLLGTVLWQGWQVPLISFVRLVDQNRTEAVKNTRMCIIKSLINNERMPYFAILAQSHPRLVTVTEDNLVETSTEGNPIGVAGYVTVDGREAAIPDLDRLGHLIAHAAFGALPLTS, from the coding sequence ATGCAGGATGTCGAAATTCGCAGTGTTCTGGTGCCCCTGACGGAGCTGGACCTCTTGCTGCCCAATGCCACCGTGGCCGAGGTGGTGAACTACGCTGAACCCGAGCCGGTTCCGGGTGCGGCCGGTTGGTTGCTGGGCACGGTCTTGTGGCAGGGCTGGCAGGTACCATTGATCAGCTTTGTTCGCCTGGTTGATCAGAACCGCACGGAAGCCGTGAAGAACACGCGCATGTGCATTATCAAGAGTCTGATCAACAACGAACGAATGCCCTACTTCGCCATTCTGGCTCAAAGCCATCCGCGACTGGTGACCGTGACCGAGGACAACCTGGTTGAAACATCAACCGAAGGCAACCCGATCGGGGTTGCCGGCTATGTCACGGTTGATGGCCGCGAAGCGGCCATTCCCGACCTCGACCGCCTGGGTCACCTGATCGCCCACGCGGCGTTCGGGGCGTTGCCGTTAACGAGTTAA